One segment of Heterodontus francisci isolate sHetFra1 chromosome 26, sHetFra1.hap1, whole genome shotgun sequence DNA contains the following:
- the LOC137384188 gene encoding BTB/POZ domain-containing protein KCTD2-like gives MAELQNSGLPSGNGASAPGSGEKPANKWVRLNVGGTYFVSTKQTLCRDPKSFLCRLCQEDPDLDSDKDETGAYLIDRDPSYFGPILNYLRHGKLIINKDLAEEGVLEEAEFYNIALLVRLVKERIRDLENRTSQGPVKHVYRVLQCQEEELTQMVSTMSDGWKFEQLISIGSSYNYGNEDQAEFLCVVSRELNNSTNGIVIEPSEKAKILQERGSRM, from the exons ATGGCGGAGCTGCAAAACTCGGGGCTTCCAAGCGGGAATGGCGCGAGCGCTCCCGGGTCTGGTGAGAAACCCGCCAACAAATGGGTCCGTCTGAATGTGGGTGGAACGTATTTTGTCAGCACCAAACAAACTCTGTGCAGGGATCCCAAATCTTTCCTGTGCCGCCTGTGCCAGGAGGACCCGGACCTGGACTCCGATAAG GATGAAACTGGTGCCTATCTTATAGACAGAGACCCGAGTTACTTTGGCCCGATCCTCAACTACCTGCGACATGGCAAATTGATCATTAACAAGGACTTGGCAGAGGAGG GAGTGCTGGAGGAGGCGGAATTCTATAATATTGCGTTACTTGTTCGGTTGGTCAAAGAACGCATTCGGGACCTGGAGAACAGGACCTCACAG GGTCCAGTTAAACACGTTTACCGTGTCCTGCAGTGTCAGGAGGAGGAACTTACCCAGATGGTTTCTACAATGTCAGATGGTTGGAAATTTGAGCAG CTCATTAGCATCGGATCCTCCTACAACTATGGCAACGAAGATCAGGCTGAATTCCTCTGCGTTGTCTCCAGGGAGCTGAATAACTCAACGAATGGAATTGTCATAGAGCCCAGTGAAAAAGCCAAG ATTCTGCAAGAGCGAGGCTCCAGAATGTGA